DNA from Mucilaginibacter mallensis:
TTTACCAACTGAACAAACGATGGTCGTTTTCAAGTACTTTTGTTTATGGTACGGGTAATGCAGTTACTTATCCAAATGGTAAATATGCTATTGGTGGGGTAACTACCTATTATTATTCGCAACGCAATGCTAACCGTGAACCATCAAATAACCGACTGGATATTGGCGCTACGTTTGAGGGGAAGCCGCATAAAAAATATCATTCCAGCTGGACATTTGGTATCTATAACATTTATAATCACCGTAACCCATATGCTATTACTTTTCGCGATAGCAAAACAAACCCTGGCACAACGGAGGCGGTGGAAACAAGTTTATTCGGCAGAGTACCATCAGTTACCTGGAACTTTAAATTTTAAACGGTATGCGGTATATGAAATTTAAATATCAGTTACTAATAGCAGCAATACTTTTAATTGTGGCCACATCATGCCAAAAAGTTATCGACCTGAAACTCGATAACGCCGCCCCGCAGTTGGTTATTGAGGGTAACCTTACAGATCAATTCGGGCCGCAGTATGTAATTATTACCAAATCAGTGTCCTTTACCAGCGACAATATCTTTCCGCCTGTAACCGATGCGGAAGTTACAATAGCTGATAGTTTGGGCTATAAGCATAAGTTAGGCCAAAGTAATCCTGGGGTATATTCTATTTATCCTTTTGGTGGTATACCCGGTCATACTTATACTTTAACTGTACAAACCGGTGGTAAAATTTATACCGCAAAATCAACCATGCCCTACCCTGTTAACCTTGATACATTAACCACAAAAACAGATGTTCTTAGTAATAAAGATCTGCGCACCGTAACAGTCGATTACCAGGATCCGGCAAAAATAGCCAACCAGTACCGGTTTATATTATACATAAACGGTCAGCAAGCCGGCGCCATTTTTACCAACGATGATAGTTTTACAAACGGCCGTTATGTAAAAGATGACCTGTTGCAAAACGGCATAGATATACACCCACTTGATACCGCCACAGTTGAGATGGAATGTATTGATAAAAATATTTATAAATACTGGTTCAGTCTGAGCCAGCAACAGGGTAATGGCCCGGGCGGCGGTACCACGCCAGCAAACCCACCATCAAATTTCAATAATAACGCTCTCGGATATTTTAGCGCGCACACTACGCAATCAAAGGCAATAATTGTAAAGTAGATCTTTTTCACCCTCTTTGCGGTTTATCGCAGAGAGGGTCGACCAGCGTAGCGTAGTCGGGGTGAGTTAACGGAGCGCATTAAAATATTATTCATGTCATGCCGAACTTGTTTCGGCACCTCACAAGCTAAGTGGCCAGCATGATGTTGACATGTCCTGTGGGATCCTGAAACAAGTTCAGGATGACGGGGACTTATTTGGGCGTTACCTCCGGCCATGCTATCCGCTCATACGCCTGCAGGCCTTAATCACAAGGCCGGTATCCGACTCCTATCACTAACGCATTTTACCCCCTCCGTCTCCTTCGTCGACACCTCCCCCTAAGCTTAGGGGGAGGCCGGGTGGGGGTAAAACTCGCTCCGCCGACTCACCCGGTCGTTGCTTCGCTCGACCACCCTCTCTGTCGCAAGCGACAAAGAGGGTAGATAAAAGAAGATGCATATCAATCAGTATGCAACGTAATAACCCCCGTATTTGTTGGTTTTGCCAGGTTGGTGCCATTGATTGTTACTCCCTTATAA
Protein-coding regions in this window:
- a CDS encoding DUF4249 domain-containing protein, with translation MKFKYQLLIAAILLIVATSCQKVIDLKLDNAAPQLVIEGNLTDQFGPQYVIITKSVSFTSDNIFPPVTDAEVTIADSLGYKHKLGQSNPGVYSIYPFGGIPGHTYTLTVQTGGKIYTAKSTMPYPVNLDTLTTKTDVLSNKDLRTVTVDYQDPAKIANQYRFILYINGQQAGAIFTNDDSFTNGRYVKDDLLQNGIDIHPLDTATVEMECIDKNIYKYWFSLSQQQGNGPGGGTTPANPPSNFNNNALGYFSAHTTQSKAIIVK